The bacterium genome includes the window TATCAACAATTTTCTCGAGGTCGGCGTTCGTCAGTATTGTTTCAGGCACAGACTTGCCGATTCCGGCAATGCGCGCCAAGGGTTTTCGCTCCTGCCTATGAGAGCTCACTATCTTCCTCACCTACTTCATGTTGTTCACGCTTTTCTTGAAAGCGTTTCAGTCGAGCGCGGCCACGGGCGAGCATTCCCACGCTGTAGCGTTCCATGCCCGCGGCCAGCGCCGCGGGGAGATTGGCTTTGCTCAGCGTTAAGGCTTCCCGGATCGCGTTCTTGATGGCTTTGGCAGTCGAACGGCCGTGGCAGATAATCGAAATGCCGTTAATGCCCAGCAGGGGAACGCCACCGATTTCCGAGTAGTCGAACTCCTTTTGCAGTTGTCGTGCCGCCTCCGGATTGGCGTTGATGCCGGCACAGAGATCCTTGACGCGATCCAAGACCATTGATCCGACGGATTCGGCGAATTTCAGGAGGATATTGCCGACGAATCCATCGCAGACGACGACATCCACTCGACCGCTGAAAATATCACTGCCCTCGACATTGCAGATGAAGTTCAGTCCACTCTCTTCGAGCAAGTAGGACGCCTTCGTGACCAGCTCGTTGCCCTTGGTTTTTTCTTCGCCGATGGAAAGCAGGGCTACGCGGGGATCGGTCTGTTTGGTAAGAACCTCCATGAAGACCGATCCCAGAATGGCGAATTGATGGAGATTGACGGGCTTGCAGTCGGTATTGGCTCCGACGTCAAGCACGAAGCAAAAGCGTCCCCCGGAAAGGGGAAACAACGTTCCGATGGTGGGTCGCCGGACTCCTTCGATGAGGCCCAGCATCATGTAGCTGGCGGCCATCTGAGCGCCGGTGTGTCCGGCGGAGACAATTGCGCCCGCTTGCCCCGAACTGTGCAATTGGATGGCTTGAAGAAGTGAACTGCCACGTTTCAGGCGAACGGCCTGACCGGCTTTCTCCGACATGGAGATCACTTCTTCGGCATCGGCGATTTCAAGCCGGGCATCGGTCTGTCTCCCGCGTTTCGCTAATTCCTGCTGCAAGAGGTTGCGGGGACCGACGAGGGTGATTTCGAGTCCGTCAGGAACCTCTTCCAGAGCGGCGAGGGCTCCTTCGATCGGACTCGCGGGCGCGAAGTCTCCACCCATGGAATCGAGGGCAATTCTCATTCGCGTACCGAGTCCGCTGATTTCGGCGCCGTACTAC containing:
- the plsX gene encoding phosphate acyltransferase PlsX, which codes for MRIALDSMGGDFAPASPIEGALAALEEVPDGLEITLVGPRNLLQQELAKRGRQTDARLEIADAEEVISMSEKAGQAVRLKRGSSLLQAIQLHSSGQAGAIVSAGHTGAQMAASYMMLGLIEGVRRPTIGTLFPLSGGRFCFVLDVGANTDCKPVNLHQFAILGSVFMEVLTKQTDPRVALLSIGEEKTKGNELVTKASYLLEESGLNFICNVEGSDIFSGRVDVVVCDGFVGNILLKFAESVGSMVLDRVKDLCAGINANPEAARQLQKEFDYSEIGGVPLLGINGISIICHGRSTAKAIKNAIREALTLSKANLPAALAAGMERYSVGMLARGRARLKRFQEKREQHEVGEEDSELS